The genomic DNA TCATGAGCAGGACAGTCCAGGGGACTGACTCCGTCGAGCTCGGCATCGAACGCAACGGGAAATCGAAGACGATCTCGCTGACTCCCGCGAAGGTCGACGACCGCAAGGCAATCGGCATCACGATGAAGCAGGACTTCGAGTTCCCCGTCGACGTGAAGTTCAACGTCGACGGCGTCGGCGGTCCTTCAGCCGGGACGATGTTTGCTCTGGCCATCATCGATGAACTCACTCCCGGTGCGATGACAGGCGGCAAGCATGTGGCGGGCACGGGAGAGATCACACCTGACGGAACGGTCGGCCCGATCGGCGGTGCTCGCCAGAAAGTGGCCGCCGCCACCGAGAAGGGAGCGACGCTGTTCCTCTCGCCCGCCGACAACTGTGCGGAGGTCATGGCCGCCGCAGACCAATCCAAGATCACGGTGGCGCGCATCGACACGCTCGATGACGCGCAGACCACCGTGGAGCAATACGCCGCCGGCAACACTTCGGACCTGCCGAAATGTCCCGCCGATGGCGCCGACAACAATGAGAAAGGGCAGTAGTGAGCACCTCGTCCTCACCCACCTCCGCACGCATGCCGGCGAATCGGCCAAGACGTTCGCCGCTGCTGCTCACCCTCGTGTCTGTGGCGATCCTGCTGATCGCCTTCATCGCCTTCACCCAGGTCTACACCGAGGTGCTGTGGTTCCGCCAGATCGACGCAGCGAACGTCTTCCGGACCATGTGGCTCACCCGGGGACTGACATTCCTCGGCGGATTCATTCTCATGGCCGTTCCGGTCTGGCTGAGTCTCCATCTGGCCTACCGCCATCGTCCGGTCTACGCGCCGACGACTCCGCGACAGGAGAACCTCGACCGTTATCGTGAGGCCATCGAGCCTCTGCGTCGGGTCGCGACGATCGCGATTCCCGCGGTCATGGGTGTCCTCGCCGGCATCACCGCCTCGGCGAATTGGAACACGATCCTCGAATGGATCAACTCGACGTCCTTCGGCTCGAAGGATCCTCAGTTCGGTCTCGACAAGTCGTTCTTCGTCTTCGTGCTACCTGGCCTGCGCCTCATCGGCAACCAGCTGGGCATGGCTCTGCTTCTGGCGCTCATCGCCGCCCTCGTCGCCCATTATCTCTTCGGCGGAATCCGTCCGGGCGAGCAGAAGGGCGTCATCCTGACGAAGGCCGCTCAGTGGCAGCTGGGCATCACCGTGGCGGTTCTCGTCATCGTTCAGGCTGGCCGGCTGTGGCTCTCCCGCTACGATCGGATGACCGCTGCCGGCGGGATCGTCCCCGGCGTCACCTACGTCGATGATCATGCCGCCCTGCCGGCCATGGCGATCGTTGCCATCGCCGCCGTCCTGGTCGCACTGCTGTTCGTCTATACCGCGTGGAAGGGCAACTGGCGGATCTCGATCATCGCCACGCTCACCCTCATCGTGCTCGGCGGCGTTTCGATCATCGCGTACCCGGCCCTGCTCCAGCAGTTCCAGGTCAATCCGTCGCAGCAGAGCAAGGAATCCGATTACATCCAGCACAACATCGACGCCACGCGCGATGCGTTCGACTTCGATGACATCGAGGTGACTCCGTATTCGCCGAGCACCACTGGCAAGGAGGGCGACCTGCGCAAGGACGCAGAGACCGCGGCGTCGATCCGCCTCCTGGATCCGAACCTCGTCTCGGATACCTTCCGGCAGCTGCAGCAGGTTCGACCGTACTACTCGTTCCCGCAGAAGCTCGACGTCGATCGCTACAACATCGACGGGGACATGCGCGACACTGTCATCTCGGTGCGTGAACTCGCCCCGAGTTCGGTGAACAACCAGAGCTGGTTCAACCGGGCGATCGTCTACACTCACGGATTCGGTGTGGTCGCAGCCAACGGCAACCAGCGCAACCCGGACGGCGAGCCGCTGTTCATGGAGTCGGATATTCCGCCGAAGGGCGAGTTCCCCGAATACGAACCGCGTGTGTACTTCGGAGAGTCATCTCCGGACTACTCGATCGTCGGCGCACCGAAGGGTGCGACTCCGCGTGAGCTCGACTATCCCTCCGATGAGAAGAGCGGCTCCGGTCAGGTCAACAGCACCTTCTCCGGTGACGGCGGACCGTCGGTGGGCAATGTCTTCAACCGTCTCGCCTACGCCCTGAAGTTCCAGGACGAGCAGATCCTTCTCTCGGACGCGCTGAACGACGAGTCCCAGATCCTCTACGATCGGCACCCGCGTGAGCGTGTGGAGAAGCTCGCCCCCTTCCTCAAGGTCGACGGCGATCCGTACCCGGCCGTCGTGGACGGGAAGATCAAGTGGATCCTCGACGGCTACACCACTGCCGAGGACTACCCGTATTCGACACCGCAGCCGCTCCAGCAGGCCACCGAGGATTCAACCACGGCGTCGGCTCCGAATTCGGTGGCGACTCTGCCGGACGATGAGGTCAACTACATCAGGAACTCGGTGAAGATCACCGTCGATGCCTACGACGGTTCTGTCGACATGTACCAGTGGGACAAGGACGATCCGGTCCTGAAGACTTGGATGAAGGTGTTCCCCGGACTCATCAAGTCGTCCTCGGAGATGTCCGGTGACCTGATGAGCCACGTCCGGTACCCGGAGGACATGTTCAAGGTCCAGCGCGACCTGCTCACCAAGTACCATGTCACCTCCGCCAGTGAGTTCTACTCCGGTCAGGACTTCTGGACCCTGCCGACCGATCCGACGACGAAGGCGAGCAGCGGACTGACGCAGCCGCCGTTCTACATGACCCTGCAGATGCCGGGCCAGCAGTCGCCGTCGTTCTCGCTGACGAGCTCGTATATCCCGGCTCGGTCGTCCGAGGGGCAGTCGAGAAACAACCTCACCGGGTTCCTCTCTGCCGATGCCGATGCCGGCAATCAGAAGGGCGAGACAGCCGAGGGCTACGGCAAGCTGCGGCTGCTGCAGCTTCCGCGCAACACCACTGTGCCCGGACCTGGTCAGGCTCAGAACAACTTCAATACCGCACCCGATGTGCAGCGCAGTCTGAACCTGCTGCGTCAGGGTGAGTCCGAAGTCGAGAACGGCAACCTGCTGACTCTGCCGATCGGCGGCGGTCTGCTGTACGTCCAGCCGGTCTATGTCCGGTCCGCCGGTGAGACCTCCTATCCGCTGCTGCAGCACGTGCTCGTGGCCTTCGGTGAGGACATCGGGTTCGCTCCGACCCTCGACGAGGCGCTCGACCAGGTGTTCGGCGGAGACTCCGGAGCCTCGGCCGGCGACGCCGGAACCGAGGACAGCGGAGACGGCGAATCGGGATCGACCTCCGGCGGAGAGGACGCGGATTCGAAGTCCGGCTCGCCGGACAAGGCTCTCAACGATGCTCTGCAGGAGGCGAAGAAGGCCATGGAGGATTCCGATGCCGCGCTGAAGGACGGCGATTTCGCGGAGTACGGAAAGGCTCAGGACCGTCTGAAGAAGGCGCTCGAGGATGCCGTCGCGGCTGACCCGTCGCTGGCAGAGGACGCGGCGGGCCAGGATTCCTCCGCTCCCGCCTCTGAGCCGGCTGACGAAGGCGGCGACTCGGGCAACTGAGTCTGAAGCGAACCGGTACGGCGCTGTGAGGCCGTGCCGACCGAGTTCGGGCTTTCCGCGACGAACGCCCCTGGGACATCCCAGGGGCGTTCGTCGTTCTCGTTGGAGTATTCGAGACTCGGCATTCGCGCCCTTTGCTCCGAACGCAAGGTACAGACATCGTTCGCGGCGCGGCCCACCTGAGGCTCGGCTTCTGCCGGGACACGAAAGGCAAGCCGCTCCGCCAATCCGGCTAATTGCTACCTGACGGCGGCTCAGCAACCTCGCGCGAGGTAGCTGAGCCGCCGTCAGGTAGCTCTAGGGGTGTCTCAGGCGACGATTTCATCCTTGGGCTCGACCGCGTGGGCGATGGCGGCGCCGATGACCGTGCCGATGGCGATGGTGAAGAACGTGGTCGCAGCCGCCAGCATGCTGCCGGCAACCCCAGTGCCGTCTCCGAATTCGATCTGCGAAGCGTTGAGGAGCCCGAACGACCCGGGAGCGACGACGAGGAACGCGGGCACGAAGCTGATCCGCCAGATCGGGCCTTTCGGCAGACGCGAGAGCACGACGGCCACCACCGATGCGGTCAAAGCGCCGGCCAGGCCGCCGATGGCCGCACCGAATTCGGCACCGATGCCCAGTTGTGCCAGTGCGGCCGCAGCGATAGTGAGGACGATCGGCACCGTGTGCTCGAGCGGAGTGTGCAGATAGATGATGAGGCCCAGCGTCGCGGCGGCCACGCCCAGGGCGGACAGCCACCATGTCGAGGCGGTGAGCTGGGAGTTCGCAAGCGCCTCGGCGCCGGTGCCAGTGACGACGGAGGCACCGGCGACTCCGGCGATGAACATCGCCAACTGGACGGTGGCCGAGACGAGCCGGGAACTGCCTGCCGAGAGGGCGCCGGCGGAGATCTCGGTCAGTCCGGTGACCACAGCGCTGCCAGGCAGTAGCAGCGCCAGGGTGGCGACGCTCGTGCGCAGGGGACTGTCCAGCCAGTCAAGGCGGAAGCCGACGAGGATGAGCACCGCGACGATGAACGCCGAGGCGACCGGCAGCAGCGGTCCGAGGCTGGGGTGCCGGGCGTTGACGGCGAGCACACCTGCGACGATGAGCGAACCGAGAGCGGCGAAGGCGAGGTTGACCAGTCCCGGTTCGAGCAGCAGGCACAGCCCGACGCCGACGGGCACCGCGCCGAGGCAGGTCACCCATCCGGGCCAGCGCGGGGGAGTGCCGTAGACCTCGGCCTCGATCATGCGGCGAGCGGCGTCGATGCCGAGCCGACGCGACCGCACGGCATCGACGATGTCGAGCAGCTTCGCCGTCTGGTCGAACCGCAGGTCAGGGCCGATGCGTTCGAACCGGGTGGGACTGCCGGGGCCGATGGTGAGGAACAGGCCCTTGGGAAGAGCTGCGACATTGATCGACTTCAGGCCGACGGCAGGTGCCAGTCCGGTCAGTGCGTCTTCGACATCGACCGAGGAGATCCCACCGGCGAGCAGCCCCGTCCCGATCGTCACCAGCAGCTCCTGCGCAGGGACGGTCTTTTCGCTTGCCTCGTGCACTCCCAATCCCTCTCGTCTGCAGATCGGCCGACGAAGTAGAAGATACCAGCCTCTTAGCGGACCGATTTGGCGCTGGATGCTCTCGAGCGCGTTATGGGAAGGAACGAAAACCAGGAATACCGGCCAATTATTCACCATCAGACGGGAAGCCAATATGTTTCCATTGCTTACACAGAGCGACTACGCGAATCTGAATAAACCTCGGTCGGCTGACGGGTGATTCTTATGATAATGCCGCAGCCGAAGCGTTAAACAAACTATTTAAGAAAGAGGTGGTGTGGCGCGAAGGTCCGTGGACTGGTCGTGATGCTGTGGAATTCGCGACTTTGGAGTGGGTGCATTGGTATAACAACACCCGCCCACATTCGTACTGCAAGGACCTCGCTCCAGCGCAGCTCGACGAACACTACTACACTGAAGCCAGCCGGTCAGAGGTGGCTGGCGTACCGTTATGAGCTCTCCACTGAACTCGGGGCGATCCAGTGAGAGTCGATGGAGACCCTGAGAAGGTCTACCAAGAGCTGTTGCCCCTGTTCGAGAAGTACAAGCTCGATGACAACTTCACTGCTCTCGTTTACCCGGCCGATGCAATCAACGAGCAGTTCTCCCGCTCATCTGAAGATGCACGTTGGTTGATCACTGCCTCAGTTGTGGCAGGAGTCCTGACCGTGGTCTTGAGCATCGTGGCTGTTGTGGTCGCCTATGAACGATGGCGTGTGCACTCAGCTATCCGCAGGCTCCACGGCTACTCCAGGCTCAAAAGCTTCGGGGAGGTCTTCGCAGGACTAGCAATGTCCTGGTTGATCCTCATCCCTGCCGCCATGGTGGCAGCCACCACTTTCTATGTTCTCGGAGGCCATGTGGCAATCCCAGAGTATTTCCATCCTCTGGTGCTTCTCGATGAATGGCCAACTCTGCTTGCTGTCACCGGCCCCGTTGTGCTCATGGAAACAGTCATAGCCATAGCTGTCGTCATGGTCTTCGATCGCCGCCATCCCGCTCTCCGCCTCAAGGAAATCTGATATGCCCAACCATAAAGAAGTAGACCCTGTCGTTTTCGATAACGTCGAAAAAACCTACACCGGGCGAACGGTACTCAGTCACGCTAGTTTTTCTGTCAGCCCCGGGGATATGGTCGCATTCACTGGGCCCAGCGGATCTGGGAAGTCGACAATCCTCAACCTCGCTGGACTCCTCGACTCTCCCGATGCGGGCGAAGTTCGACTTTTCGGCACCACAGCACCACGGCCCCGCTCGCGAGATGCCACTCTGTTCTTGCGCCATCGCCTCGGATACCTGTTCCAAAACTTCGCTCTCATTGACTCCGCAACGGTTCGCGAAAACCTGAAAGTCGCTTTGACCTACTCTTCCGACCGCAGCGATCACACAAAGCAGATCGCCCGTATTCTCGAGCGCGTGGGTTTGCCTGGGTACGAAGATCGCCGCGTCTACTCTCTCTCCGGAGGAGAACAGCAGAGAGTGGCCATCGCGCGCCTTTGGCTGAAACCATGCGAACTCGTCCTCGCCGACGAACCCACCGGATCACTCGATGAAAACAACCGCGATGAAATCGTCAAACTCCTGAGGGAAATGAGCGCCGACGGACGGACCATCCTCCTCGCAACGCATGACCATCGGGTAGCTGAAGTCTGTACCAGAACCGTAGAAGTCGCCTCCCTGAGTAAACCCAAACGAACATCAAACCAAGACGCAGGCCGCGAGGACGCACCTTCGTGAGAAACTTCGTCGCGATCACCCTCTTCCTCACCTTCATCATCACGGCAGCTCTTGGACTGACCACCGAAATCAAGCGTGCGCAGGAAACCGCCACTGAGGGTCTTACTCAAGATATGACGGTCTTCATGTGGCCCCGCGATGTACCCGTCCAGGATCCCTCGGCGACAGAACGAATTCTCACTACCGCGGCGGATGAGAATAATGTCAATCTTGTAAGAAGAACCGTTCGCCAGTCAGACGGAAACGGCCTCGACCTCACCTACTACATTCGACTCAACCACCCAACGAAGATCTTTAACCGCGCACGCCTCACAGGCGCAAACACGCTGACCAACTCCGAAACGCAGACGACAGGGACAGTGCTGTCGACGAAACCCGGCGCTACGAAGGAGACTCCGCAGAGCCTCGCGAATAGCTACGACCTCACATTCCGCCCGTTAGAAGACATGTTCGCGAACCTCCCAGCGATTGGTGTCTACAAAGCCGAAACCGGTAATCGCAGAGATTTCGAGGGCTTCCTTGAATCGATCAGCAGGCAAGTAAATGAAGAGATCCTCGAAACAGATCCAGATGCAGCATTGACCACCCCTGCCACGTTCGTTGAAGACACTGACGATGCAGTGGATGCCCAACCGTTGTCGACAACACCCCTTCTAGCGCTTTCTGGAACCCTCGCCGCGCTGGTCATTGTGGCTACGACCGGTGCGCTAGCTCGCGACGCCGCGGCACTCGGGGTGCAACGATTACACGGCTACTCCCTCACGCGAGCATGGTGGTCACGGCTAGGACTGAGAGGGGTGCTCAGCACTGGCGCGGCCGCACTATTGTGCATCGCAGCACTCCCTTGGATACCTGGCATGGATATCACAATCGCGGGGCGAGTTCTTGCAGTCCCAATCATCAGCACAACCGTGCTCACCGCAGCGGCTTCGCTGTCCGGAGTACTGATCATCAGCCGGGTCCGCGTCAGCGATCTTGTCAAAAAACGCTTCGCATAAAATCAACTGCCGACATCTCGTTCGCTGTCAAAGAATTGAGACGCTCAGCTCCTCAGGAATCGGGAGAATAGGCCCCTGCTCCCTTGAGCGCGTTGTAGAGAGTTTGCCGAGAGACCTCGTAACGTCGCGCGACCTCGGCCACCGAGATCCCCATGTCGACCATCGCGCGGCAGGCTTGCACATCCTCGTCTGTGAGCTTGCGCTGATAGACGCCCTGAGCCTTCGCCAGCTCGATCCCTTCCCGCTGCCGTTCGAGGATCCGTGCGCGCTCGAACTGGGCCATGCCCGACAGGAACGTGAGGAAAAGTTCCTGCATGGGGGAGCTGCCGTCCTTGGAGACGGTGATGTTCTCCGAGACGAAGGTGACCGCGCAATCCTTCCCGGTGAGCCAAGGGAGCTTGTTAACCTTAACTCGGCTCTCGTAGCGATAGGGCATGGCCCTAATTACTTGTAGTGCTATCTACCTTGCCGATGGGTCTGCGCGTCGCGGTCTGCCATCGAGGCGAGCATATCGTTGTAGGCGCGCAGCTCCGCGTCGTCGCTGCGAGCCTCCCGACGATCGATACGCTTGGCCTCACGGTCGGAGGACTTCGACCACTGCACGGCGACCATGATGGCGATGAAGAGGGTCGGGATCTCACCGATTCCCCACGCGACGCCTCCGCCAAGCTGCT from Brevibacterium sp. JSBI002 includes the following:
- a CDS encoding UPF0182 family protein; translated protein: MSTSSSPTSARMPANRPRRSPLLLTLVSVAILLIAFIAFTQVYTEVLWFRQIDAANVFRTMWLTRGLTFLGGFILMAVPVWLSLHLAYRHRPVYAPTTPRQENLDRYREAIEPLRRVATIAIPAVMGVLAGITASANWNTILEWINSTSFGSKDPQFGLDKSFFVFVLPGLRLIGNQLGMALLLALIAALVAHYLFGGIRPGEQKGVILTKAAQWQLGITVAVLVIVQAGRLWLSRYDRMTAAGGIVPGVTYVDDHAALPAMAIVAIAAVLVALLFVYTAWKGNWRISIIATLTLIVLGGVSIIAYPALLQQFQVNPSQQSKESDYIQHNIDATRDAFDFDDIEVTPYSPSTTGKEGDLRKDAETAASIRLLDPNLVSDTFRQLQQVRPYYSFPQKLDVDRYNIDGDMRDTVISVRELAPSSVNNQSWFNRAIVYTHGFGVVAANGNQRNPDGEPLFMESDIPPKGEFPEYEPRVYFGESSPDYSIVGAPKGATPRELDYPSDEKSGSGQVNSTFSGDGGPSVGNVFNRLAYALKFQDEQILLSDALNDESQILYDRHPRERVEKLAPFLKVDGDPYPAVVDGKIKWILDGYTTAEDYPYSTPQPLQQATEDSTTASAPNSVATLPDDEVNYIRNSVKITVDAYDGSVDMYQWDKDDPVLKTWMKVFPGLIKSSSEMSGDLMSHVRYPEDMFKVQRDLLTKYHVTSASEFYSGQDFWTLPTDPTTKASSGLTQPPFYMTLQMPGQQSPSFSLTSSYIPARSSEGQSRNNLTGFLSADADAGNQKGETAEGYGKLRLLQLPRNTTVPGPGQAQNNFNTAPDVQRSLNLLRQGESEVENGNLLTLPIGGGLLYVQPVYVRSAGETSYPLLQHVLVAFGEDIGFAPTLDEALDQVFGGDSGASAGDAGTEDSGDGESGSTSGGEDADSKSGSPDKALNDALQEAKKAMEDSDAALKDGDFAEYGKAQDRLKKALEDAVAADPSLAEDAAGQDSSAPASEPADEGGDSGN
- a CDS encoding threonine/serine ThrE exporter family protein, which codes for MHEASEKTVPAQELLVTIGTGLLAGGISSVDVEDALTGLAPAVGLKSINVAALPKGLFLTIGPGSPTRFERIGPDLRFDQTAKLLDIVDAVRSRRLGIDAARRMIEAEVYGTPPRWPGWVTCLGAVPVGVGLCLLLEPGLVNLAFAALGSLIVAGVLAVNARHPSLGPLLPVASAFIVAVLILVGFRLDWLDSPLRTSVATLALLLPGSAVVTGLTEISAGALSAGSSRLVSATVQLAMFIAGVAGASVVTGTGAEALANSQLTASTWWLSALGVAAATLGLIIYLHTPLEHTVPIVLTIAAAALAQLGIGAEFGAAIGGLAGALTASVVAVVLSRLPKGPIWRISFVPAFLVVAPGSFGLLNASQIEFGDGTGVAGSMLAAATTFFTIAIGTVIGAAIAHAVEPKDEIVA
- a CDS encoding integrase core domain-containing protein, whose protein sequence is MTGDSYDNAAAEALNKLFKKEVVWREGPWTGRDAVEFATLEWVHWYNNTRPHSYCKDLAPAQLDEHYYTEASRSEVAGVPL
- a CDS encoding ATP-binding cassette domain-containing protein gives rise to the protein MPNHKEVDPVVFDNVEKTYTGRTVLSHASFSVSPGDMVAFTGPSGSGKSTILNLAGLLDSPDAGEVRLFGTTAPRPRSRDATLFLRHRLGYLFQNFALIDSATVRENLKVALTYSSDRSDHTKQIARILERVGLPGYEDRRVYSLSGGEQQRVAIARLWLKPCELVLADEPTGSLDENNRDEIVKLLREMSADGRTILLATHDHRVAEVCTRTVEVASLSKPKRTSNQDAGREDAPS
- a CDS encoding recombinase family protein → MPYRYESRVKVNKLPWLTGKDCAVTFVSENITVSKDGSSPMQELFLTFLSGMAQFERARILERQREGIELAKAQGVYQRKLTDEDVQACRAMVDMGISVAEVARRYEVSRQTLYNALKGAGAYSPDS